From a single Tursiops truncatus isolate mTurTru1 chromosome 20, mTurTru1.mat.Y, whole genome shotgun sequence genomic region:
- the NEURL4 gene encoding neuralized-like protein 4 isoform X5, giving the protein MAAGSGGSGGSGGGPGPGPGGGGGPSGGSGPGPGSGGGPGSGGELHPRTGRLVSLSACGRTARRQQPGQEFNHGLVLSREPLRDGRIFTVRIDRKVNSWSGSIEIGVTALDPSVLDFPSSATGLKGGSWVVSGCSVLRDGRSVLEEYGQDLDQLGEGDRVGVERTAAGELRLWVNGRDCGVAATGLPARVWAVVDLYGKCTQITVLPPEPGFSPPTPVPTPPLEPSAPAEDSTWSEQGTSGDEAFTVSPAQARPETFPNSLESHNEFASMELSEVVSNAILSAYNGGLLNVNLSSPPAGEAPGPSGTATSPILTSNDALLFHEKCGTLIKLSNNNKTAERRRPLDEFNNGVVMTNRPLRDNEMFEIRIDKLVDKWSGSIEIGVTTHNPNNLEYPATMTNLQSGTIMMSGCGILTNGKGTRREYCEFSLDELQEGDHIGLTRKSNSALHFFINGIDQGVATPLTPPVVYGVVDLYGMAVKVTIVHNNNHSDRLRRNNAILRALSPEGALRRAAPAAQAEPERLLFHPNCGQKAAITHEGRTALRPHATDDFNHGVVLSSRALRDGEVFQVRIDKMVDKWAGSIEIGVTTHNPAYLQLPSTMTNLRSGTWMMTGNGVMHNGTTILDEYGHNLDRLKAGDTVGVVRREDGTLHFFVNGMTQGPAAWNVPPGVYAVVDLYGQAAQATIVDDVEVPQVPEPLPEGNNQVSPSSPSSGTGGSDLRFHQLHGSNAVITNGGRTALRHNCRSEFNDAIVISNRALRDGELFEIVIQKMVDRWSGSIEAGVTAIRPEDLEFPNTMTDIDYDTWMLSGTAIMQDGNTMRNNYGCDLDALGTGARIGMMRTAKGDLHYFINGQDQGAACSGLPPGKEVYAVVDLYGQCVQVSITNATGPMDNSLATSNTATEKSFPLHSPAAGVAHRFHSTCGKNITLEEDGTRAVRAAGYAHGLVFSTKELKTEEVFEVKVEELDEKWAGSLRLGLTTLAPGETGPGAGSGPGLPPSLPELRTKTTWMVSSCEVRRDGQLQRMNYGRNLERLGVGSRVGIRRGADDTMHVLVDGEDMGPAATGIAKSVWAVLDLYGPVRSVSIVSSTRLDEPEGTQPPSPSSDTGSEGEEEDEGEEHSLEGQNQVAVMPTALEFLENHGKNILLSNGNRTATRVASYNQGIVVISQPLVPQLLVQVRIDFLNRQWTSSLVLGVITCPPERLNFPASACALKRAAWLLRGRGVFHNGLKVTIVTPEPGAASGKSAGTQGDMEKADMVDGIKESVCWGPPPTASPLKSCEYHALCSRFQELLLLPEDYFMPPPKRSLCYCESCRKLRGDEAHRRRGEPPREYALPFGWCRFNLRVNPRLEAGTLTKKWHMAYHGSNVAAVRRVLDRGELGAGTASILSCRPLKGEPGLGFEEPGENCAPPREQQPPPVLLSPSLQYAGAEALASKVQFRDPKSQQTHQAQVAFQVCVRPGSYTPGPPSAALREPPDPHFSPAELEWVTKEKGATLLYALLVRVE; this is encoded by the exons ATGGCGGCGGGGTCGGGTGGGAGTGGGGGCTCTGGGGGAGGCCCCGGGCCGGggccgggtgggggtgggggccccTCCGGCGGGAGCGGCCCAGGACCGGGGTCCGGCGGGGGTCCGGGCAGCGGCGGGGAGCTGCACCCGCGCACCGGGCGCTTGGTGAGCCTATCGGCCTGTGGGCGTACAGCGCGGCGGCAGCAGCCGGGCCAGGAGTTTAATCACGGGCTGGTGTTGAGCCGGGAACCCTTGCGCGATGGACGCATCTTCACCGTCCGCATCGACCGCAAG GTCAACTCCTGGAGTGGCTCCATTGAGATTGGGGTGACGGCACTGGACCCCAGTGTGCTGGACTTCCCAAGCAGCGCCACGGGGCTGAAGGGGGGCTCGTGGGTAGTGTCAGGCTGCTCGGTGCTGAGGGATGGACGTTCTGTGCTGGAGGAGTATGGGCAGGACCTGGACCAGCTTGGCGAAGGGGACCGTGTGGGCGTGGAGCGCACAGCTGCTGGGGAGCTGCGGCTCTGGGTGAATGGGCGGGATTGCGGCGTGGCCGCCACGGGCCTGCCAGCTCGTGTCTGGGCCGTCGTGGACCTTTACGGCAAGTGCACCCAGATCACCGTGCTACCCCCTGAGCCGGGCTTCAGCCCCCCTACTCCCGTCCCCACACCTCCCCTGGAACCCTCTGCCCCCGCTGAAGATTCTACCTGGTCTGAACAGGGGACCTCTGGGGATGAAG CCTTCACGGTGTCCCCCGCGCAGGCCCGGCCGGAGACGTTTCCTAACAGCCTTGAGTCGCATAATG AATTTGCCAGCATGGAGCTCTCCGAGGTGGTGAGCAACGCCATCCTGTCTGCCTACAACGGGGGGCTCCTAAATGTGAACCTGAGCTCCCCACCGGCAGGGGAAGCACCGGGGCCTAGCGGCACTGCCACCTCACCCATCCTCACTTCCAACGATGCCCTCCTTTTTCATGAGAAGTGTGGAACCCTCATCAAACTCAGCAACAATAATAAGACGGCAGAGCGCCGCCGGCCCCTGGATGAATTCAACAATGGGGTTGTCATGACTAACCGCCCACTCCGGGACAATGAGATGTTTGAG ATCCGCATCGACAAGCTCGTAGATAAGTGGTCAGGCTCCATTGAGATTGGTGTCACCACCCACAACCCCAACAATTTGGAGTACCCAGCCACCATGACCAACCTGCAGTCAG GCACCATCATGATGAGTGGCTGCGGGATCCTGACCAACGGCAAGGGCACCCGCCGGGAGTACTGTGAATTCAGTCTGGATGAGCTGCAG GAGGGCGACCACATTGGTCTCACGAGGAAGTCCAACTCTGCCCTACACTTCTTCATTAATGGCATTGATCAGG GCGTGGCTACCCCCTTGACGCCCCCAGTGGTGTACGGTGTGGTGGACTTGTATGGGATGGCTGTGAAGGTGACCATCGTCCACAATAACAACCACAGTGACCGCCTACGCCGGAACAATGCCATCCTGCGGGCGCTGTCCCCTGAGGGTGCTCTCCGCCGGGCTGCTCCTGCGGCCCAGGCAGAACCCGAGCGCCTGCTCTTCCACCCCAACTGTGGGCAGAAGGCAGCCATCACCCACGAGGGACGCACTGCCCTGAGGCCCCA TGCCACTGACGACTTCAATCATGGCGTGGTACTGAGCAGCAGAGCCCTGCGGGACGGAGAGGTGTTCCAGGTGCGCATCGACAAGATGGTGGACAAATGGGCTGGCTCCATTGAGATTGGCGTCACCACCCACAACCCTGCCTACCTCCAGTTGCCCTCCACCATGACCAACTTGCGCTCTG GGACCTGGATGATGACAGGGAATGGGGTGATGCACAATGGGACGACCATCTTGGACGAATATGGGCACAACCTGGACCGGCTCAAG gcaggggacacggtgGGCGTGGTGCGGCGGGAGGACGGAACTCTCCACTTCTTTGTCAATGGGATGACTCAGGGCCCTGCCGCCTGGAACGTGCCCCCGGGCGTCTATGCTGTCGTTGATCTCTATGGCCAGGCAGCCCAGGCCACCATTGTGGACGACGTGG AGGTGCCCCAGGTTCCTGAGCCACTCCCTGAGGGGAACAACCAGGTGTCTCCAAGCTCCCCGTCATCCGGGACCGGGGGCTCCGACCTCCGCTTCCACCAGCTGCATGGCAGCAACGCAGTCATCACCAACGGTGGCCGCACTGCGCTCCGCCACAACTGCCGCAGCGAGTTCAATGACGCCATCGTCATCTCCAACCG GGCCCTGAGGGATGGAGAGCTGTTTGAAATTGTCATTCAGAAGATGGTAGACCGCTGGTCAGGCTCCATCGAGGCTG GAGTGACCGCTATTCGGCCTGAGGACCTTGAATTCCCCAACACTATGACGGACATTGACTACGATACATGGATGCTGAG CGGCACAGCCATCATGCAAGACGGTAACACCATGCGCAACAACTACGGGTGTGACCTTGATGCGCTAGGCACGGGTGCCCGCATCGGCATGATGCGCACTGCCAAGGGCGATCTGCACTACTTCATCAACGGCCAGGACCAAGGCGCTGCCTGCTCAGGCTTGCCTCCCGGTAAAG AGGTGTATGCAGTAGTGGATCTATATGGCCAGTGTGTCCAAGTGTCCATCACCAATGCCACCGGCCCCATGGACAACAGCCTGGCGACCAGCAACACCGCCACTGAGAAGTCATTCCCCCTGCACTCCCCAG CGGCTGGCGTGGCTCACCGATTCCACAGTACTTGCGGCAAGAACATCACCCTGGAGGAAGACGGCACGAGGGCGGTGCGTGCTGCCGGCTACGCCCACGGCCTCGTCTTCAGCACCAAGGAGCTCAAGACCGAGGAGGTCTTTGAG GTGAAAGTGGAGGAGCTGGATGAGAAGTGGGCTGGTTCCCTCCGGCTAGGGCTGACCACACTAGCACCGGGGGAGACGGGGCCTGGAGCGGGCAGTGGCCCGGggctgcctccctccctgccagagCTCCGGACTAAGACCACCTGGATGGTGTCCAGCTGTGAAGTGAGGCGCGACGGGCAGCTCCAGAGGATGAACTATGGCCGGAACCTCGAGAGGCTGGGG GTGGGGAGCCGTGTGGGCATTCGCCGAGGGGCAGATGACACGATGCACGTCCTGGTAGATGGAGAGGATATGGGGCCTGCAGCCACCGGCATTGCCAAG AGCGTGTGGGCCGTGTTGGATCTGTATGGGCCAGTGCGGAGTGTTTCTATTGTCAGCTCCACCAGGCTGGACGAGCCAGAAGGCACCCAGCCTCCTTCCCCCAGCTCGGACACTGGCAGCGAGGGCGAGGAGGAGGATGAGGGCGAGGAGCACAGCCTGGAA GGCCAGAATCAAGTGGCCGTTATGCCCACAGCCCTCGAGTTCCTAGAGAACCATGGGAAGAATATTCTCTTGTCCAACGGGAACCGTACAGCTACACGAGTGGCCAGCTACAACCAGGGCATCGTTGTCATCAGCCAGCCCCTGGTGCCCCAGCTGCTGGTCCAG GTACGGATAGACTTCTTGAACCGGCAGTGGACATCTTCCCTTGTCCTGGGAGTCATTACCTGCCCACCGGAGAGGCTCAACTTCCCTGCTTCTGCCTGTGCCCTCAAACGGGCGGCCTGGCTGCTGCGGGGCCGTGGGGTCTTCCACAACGGTCTCAAG GTGACAATCGTGACCCCTGAACCAGGGGCTGCCAGTGGAAAGAGTGCTGGAACCCAGGGGGACATGGAGAAAGCTGACATGGTGGATG GTATCAAGGAGAGCGTGTGCTGGGGTCCACCGCCCACTGCTAGCCCCCTCAAGAGCTGTGAGTACCACGCCCTTTGCTCCCGTTTCCAGGAACTGCTGCTGCTTCCTG AGGATTATTTCATGCCTCCGCCGAAGCGCAGCCTGTGCTACTGTGAGTCTTGCCGGAAGCTTCGAGGGGATGAGGCCCACAGGCGCCGTGGGGAGCCCCCGCGGGAATACGCTCTGCCCTTTGGCTGGTGCAGGTTCAACCTCAG GGTGAATCCCCGCCTAGAGGCTGGGACACTAACCAAGAAGTGGCACATGGCGTATCATGGGAGCAACGTGGCAGCCGTCCGGAGGGTGCTGGACCGGGGGGAGCTGGGAGCAG GCACTGCTTCCATCCTGAGCTGCCGGCCCTTGAAGGGAGAGCCTGGGCTGGGGTTTGAGGAGCCTGGCGAGAACTGCGCGCCTCCTCGGGAGCAGCAGCCCCCTCCAGTGctgctttccccctccctccaataTGCTGGGGCTGAGGCCCTGGCATCCAAAGTGCA ATTCCGGGACCCCAAATCCCAGCAGACACACCAGGCCCAAGTGGCGTTCCAGGTGTGTGTGCGCCCTGGCTCCTACACCCCCGGACCCCCTTCCGCTGCCCTCAGAGAGCCTCCCGACCCTCACTTCAGCCCAGCCGAACTTGAGTGGGTAACCAAGGAGAAGGGGGCCACACTTCTCTATGCCCTGCTGGTACGGGTGGAGTGA
- the NEURL4 gene encoding neuralized-like protein 4 isoform X1, giving the protein MAAGSGGSGGSGGGPGPGPGGGGGPSGGSGPGPGSGGGPGSGGELHPRTGRLVSLSACGRTARRQQPGQEFNHGLVLSREPLRDGRIFTVRIDRKVNSWSGSIEIGVTALDPSVLDFPSSATGLKGGSWVVSGCSVLRDGRSVLEEYGQDLDQLGEGDRVGVERTAAGELRLWVNGRDCGVAATGLPARVWAVVDLYGKCTQITVLPPEPGFSPPTPVPTPPLEPSAPAEDSTWSEQGTSGDEAFTVSPAQARPETFPNSLESHNEFASMELSEVVSNAILSAYNGGLLNVNLSSPPAGEAPGPSGTATSPILTSNDALLFHEKCGTLIKLSNNNKTAERRRPLDEFNNGVVMTNRPLRDNEMFEIRIDKLVDKWSGSIEIGVTTHNPNNLEYPATMTNLQSGTIMMSGCGILTNGKGTRREYCEFSLDELQEGDHIGLTRKSNSALHFFINGIDQGVATPLTPPVVYGVVDLYGMAVKVTIVHNNNHSDRLRRNNAILRALSPEGALRRAAPAAQAEPERLLFHPNCGQKAAITHEGRTALRPHATDDFNHGVVLSSRALRDGEVFQVRIDKMVDKWAGSIEIGVTTHNPAYLQLPSTMTNLRSGTWMMTGNGVMHNGTTILDEYGHNLDRLKAGDTVGVVRREDGTLHFFVNGMTQGPAAWNVPPGVYAVVDLYGQAAQATIVDDVEVPQVPEPLPEGNNQVSPSSPSSGTGGSDLRFHQLHGSNAVITNGGRTALRHNCRSEFNDAIVISNRALRDGELFEIVIQKMVDRWSGSIEAGVTAIRPEDLEFPNTMTDIDYDTWMLSGTAIMQDGNTMRNNYGCDLDALGTGARIGMMRTAKGDLHYFINGQDQGAACSGLPPGKEVYAVVDLYGQCVQVSITNATGPMDNSLATSNTATEKSFPLHSPAAGVAHRFHSTCGKNITLEEDGTRAVRAAGYAHGLVFSTKELKTEEVFEVKVEELDEKWAGSLRLGLTTLAPGETGPGAGSGPGLPPSLPELRTKTTWMVSSCEVRRDGQLQRMNYGRNLERLGVGSRVGIRRGADDTMHVLVDGEDMGPAATGIAKSVWAVLDLYGPVRSVSIVSSTRLDEPEGTQPPSPSSDTGSEGEEEDEGEEHSLEGQNQVAVMPTALEFLENHGKNILLSNGNRTATRVASYNQGIVVISQPLVPQLLVQVRIDFLNRQWTSSLVLGVITCPPERLNFPASACALKRAAWLLRGRGVFHNGLKICEKFGPNLDTCPEGTILGLRLDSSGGLHLHINGMDQGVAVPDVPQPCHALVDLYGQCEQVTIVTPEPGAASGKSAGTQGDMEKADMVDGIKESVCWGPPPTASPLKSCEYHALCSRFQELLLLPEDYFMPPPKRSLCYCESCRKLRGDEAHRRRGEPPREYALPFGWCRFNLRVNPRLEAGTLTKKWHMAYHGSNVAAVRRVLDRGELGAGTASILSCRPLKGEPGLGFEEPGENCAPPREQQPPPVLLSPSLQYAGAEALASKVQFRDPKSQQTHQAQVAFQVCVRPGSYTPGPPSAALREPPDPHFSPAELEWVTKEKGATLLYALLVRVE; this is encoded by the exons ATGGCGGCGGGGTCGGGTGGGAGTGGGGGCTCTGGGGGAGGCCCCGGGCCGGggccgggtgggggtgggggccccTCCGGCGGGAGCGGCCCAGGACCGGGGTCCGGCGGGGGTCCGGGCAGCGGCGGGGAGCTGCACCCGCGCACCGGGCGCTTGGTGAGCCTATCGGCCTGTGGGCGTACAGCGCGGCGGCAGCAGCCGGGCCAGGAGTTTAATCACGGGCTGGTGTTGAGCCGGGAACCCTTGCGCGATGGACGCATCTTCACCGTCCGCATCGACCGCAAG GTCAACTCCTGGAGTGGCTCCATTGAGATTGGGGTGACGGCACTGGACCCCAGTGTGCTGGACTTCCCAAGCAGCGCCACGGGGCTGAAGGGGGGCTCGTGGGTAGTGTCAGGCTGCTCGGTGCTGAGGGATGGACGTTCTGTGCTGGAGGAGTATGGGCAGGACCTGGACCAGCTTGGCGAAGGGGACCGTGTGGGCGTGGAGCGCACAGCTGCTGGGGAGCTGCGGCTCTGGGTGAATGGGCGGGATTGCGGCGTGGCCGCCACGGGCCTGCCAGCTCGTGTCTGGGCCGTCGTGGACCTTTACGGCAAGTGCACCCAGATCACCGTGCTACCCCCTGAGCCGGGCTTCAGCCCCCCTACTCCCGTCCCCACACCTCCCCTGGAACCCTCTGCCCCCGCTGAAGATTCTACCTGGTCTGAACAGGGGACCTCTGGGGATGAAG CCTTCACGGTGTCCCCCGCGCAGGCCCGGCCGGAGACGTTTCCTAACAGCCTTGAGTCGCATAATG AATTTGCCAGCATGGAGCTCTCCGAGGTGGTGAGCAACGCCATCCTGTCTGCCTACAACGGGGGGCTCCTAAATGTGAACCTGAGCTCCCCACCGGCAGGGGAAGCACCGGGGCCTAGCGGCACTGCCACCTCACCCATCCTCACTTCCAACGATGCCCTCCTTTTTCATGAGAAGTGTGGAACCCTCATCAAACTCAGCAACAATAATAAGACGGCAGAGCGCCGCCGGCCCCTGGATGAATTCAACAATGGGGTTGTCATGACTAACCGCCCACTCCGGGACAATGAGATGTTTGAG ATCCGCATCGACAAGCTCGTAGATAAGTGGTCAGGCTCCATTGAGATTGGTGTCACCACCCACAACCCCAACAATTTGGAGTACCCAGCCACCATGACCAACCTGCAGTCAG GCACCATCATGATGAGTGGCTGCGGGATCCTGACCAACGGCAAGGGCACCCGCCGGGAGTACTGTGAATTCAGTCTGGATGAGCTGCAG GAGGGCGACCACATTGGTCTCACGAGGAAGTCCAACTCTGCCCTACACTTCTTCATTAATGGCATTGATCAGG GCGTGGCTACCCCCTTGACGCCCCCAGTGGTGTACGGTGTGGTGGACTTGTATGGGATGGCTGTGAAGGTGACCATCGTCCACAATAACAACCACAGTGACCGCCTACGCCGGAACAATGCCATCCTGCGGGCGCTGTCCCCTGAGGGTGCTCTCCGCCGGGCTGCTCCTGCGGCCCAGGCAGAACCCGAGCGCCTGCTCTTCCACCCCAACTGTGGGCAGAAGGCAGCCATCACCCACGAGGGACGCACTGCCCTGAGGCCCCA TGCCACTGACGACTTCAATCATGGCGTGGTACTGAGCAGCAGAGCCCTGCGGGACGGAGAGGTGTTCCAGGTGCGCATCGACAAGATGGTGGACAAATGGGCTGGCTCCATTGAGATTGGCGTCACCACCCACAACCCTGCCTACCTCCAGTTGCCCTCCACCATGACCAACTTGCGCTCTG GGACCTGGATGATGACAGGGAATGGGGTGATGCACAATGGGACGACCATCTTGGACGAATATGGGCACAACCTGGACCGGCTCAAG gcaggggacacggtgGGCGTGGTGCGGCGGGAGGACGGAACTCTCCACTTCTTTGTCAATGGGATGACTCAGGGCCCTGCCGCCTGGAACGTGCCCCCGGGCGTCTATGCTGTCGTTGATCTCTATGGCCAGGCAGCCCAGGCCACCATTGTGGACGACGTGG AGGTGCCCCAGGTTCCTGAGCCACTCCCTGAGGGGAACAACCAGGTGTCTCCAAGCTCCCCGTCATCCGGGACCGGGGGCTCCGACCTCCGCTTCCACCAGCTGCATGGCAGCAACGCAGTCATCACCAACGGTGGCCGCACTGCGCTCCGCCACAACTGCCGCAGCGAGTTCAATGACGCCATCGTCATCTCCAACCG GGCCCTGAGGGATGGAGAGCTGTTTGAAATTGTCATTCAGAAGATGGTAGACCGCTGGTCAGGCTCCATCGAGGCTG GAGTGACCGCTATTCGGCCTGAGGACCTTGAATTCCCCAACACTATGACGGACATTGACTACGATACATGGATGCTGAG CGGCACAGCCATCATGCAAGACGGTAACACCATGCGCAACAACTACGGGTGTGACCTTGATGCGCTAGGCACGGGTGCCCGCATCGGCATGATGCGCACTGCCAAGGGCGATCTGCACTACTTCATCAACGGCCAGGACCAAGGCGCTGCCTGCTCAGGCTTGCCTCCCGGTAAAG AGGTGTATGCAGTAGTGGATCTATATGGCCAGTGTGTCCAAGTGTCCATCACCAATGCCACCGGCCCCATGGACAACAGCCTGGCGACCAGCAACACCGCCACTGAGAAGTCATTCCCCCTGCACTCCCCAG CGGCTGGCGTGGCTCACCGATTCCACAGTACTTGCGGCAAGAACATCACCCTGGAGGAAGACGGCACGAGGGCGGTGCGTGCTGCCGGCTACGCCCACGGCCTCGTCTTCAGCACCAAGGAGCTCAAGACCGAGGAGGTCTTTGAG GTGAAAGTGGAGGAGCTGGATGAGAAGTGGGCTGGTTCCCTCCGGCTAGGGCTGACCACACTAGCACCGGGGGAGACGGGGCCTGGAGCGGGCAGTGGCCCGGggctgcctccctccctgccagagCTCCGGACTAAGACCACCTGGATGGTGTCCAGCTGTGAAGTGAGGCGCGACGGGCAGCTCCAGAGGATGAACTATGGCCGGAACCTCGAGAGGCTGGGG GTGGGGAGCCGTGTGGGCATTCGCCGAGGGGCAGATGACACGATGCACGTCCTGGTAGATGGAGAGGATATGGGGCCTGCAGCCACCGGCATTGCCAAG AGCGTGTGGGCCGTGTTGGATCTGTATGGGCCAGTGCGGAGTGTTTCTATTGTCAGCTCCACCAGGCTGGACGAGCCAGAAGGCACCCAGCCTCCTTCCCCCAGCTCGGACACTGGCAGCGAGGGCGAGGAGGAGGATGAGGGCGAGGAGCACAGCCTGGAA GGCCAGAATCAAGTGGCCGTTATGCCCACAGCCCTCGAGTTCCTAGAGAACCATGGGAAGAATATTCTCTTGTCCAACGGGAACCGTACAGCTACACGAGTGGCCAGCTACAACCAGGGCATCGTTGTCATCAGCCAGCCCCTGGTGCCCCAGCTGCTGGTCCAG GTACGGATAGACTTCTTGAACCGGCAGTGGACATCTTCCCTTGTCCTGGGAGTCATTACCTGCCCACCGGAGAGGCTCAACTTCCCTGCTTCTGCCTGTGCCCTCAAACGGGCGGCCTGGCTGCTGCGGGGCCGTGGGGTCTTCCACAACGGTCTCAAG ATCTGTGAGAAGTTTGGGCCAAATCTGGACACGTGTCCTGAAGGCACCATCCTGGGACTGCGGCTAGACAGCTCTGGGGGGCTGCATCTCCACATCAATGGGATGGACCAGGGAGTGGCTGTGCCAGatgtcccccagccctgccatgCGCTCGTGGACCTCTACGGGCAGTGTGAGCAG GTGACAATCGTGACCCCTGAACCAGGGGCTGCCAGTGGAAAGAGTGCTGGAACCCAGGGGGACATGGAGAAAGCTGACATGGTGGATG GTATCAAGGAGAGCGTGTGCTGGGGTCCACCGCCCACTGCTAGCCCCCTCAAGAGCTGTGAGTACCACGCCCTTTGCTCCCGTTTCCAGGAACTGCTGCTGCTTCCTG AGGATTATTTCATGCCTCCGCCGAAGCGCAGCCTGTGCTACTGTGAGTCTTGCCGGAAGCTTCGAGGGGATGAGGCCCACAGGCGCCGTGGGGAGCCCCCGCGGGAATACGCTCTGCCCTTTGGCTGGTGCAGGTTCAACCTCAG GGTGAATCCCCGCCTAGAGGCTGGGACACTAACCAAGAAGTGGCACATGGCGTATCATGGGAGCAACGTGGCAGCCGTCCGGAGGGTGCTGGACCGGGGGGAGCTGGGAGCAG GCACTGCTTCCATCCTGAGCTGCCGGCCCTTGAAGGGAGAGCCTGGGCTGGGGTTTGAGGAGCCTGGCGAGAACTGCGCGCCTCCTCGGGAGCAGCAGCCCCCTCCAGTGctgctttccccctccctccaataTGCTGGGGCTGAGGCCCTGGCATCCAAAGTGCA ATTCCGGGACCCCAAATCCCAGCAGACACACCAGGCCCAAGTGGCGTTCCAGGTGTGTGTGCGCCCTGGCTCCTACACCCCCGGACCCCCTTCCGCTGCCCTCAGAGAGCCTCCCGACCCTCACTTCAGCCCAGCCGAACTTGAGTGGGTAACCAAGGAGAAGGGGGCCACACTTCTCTATGCCCTGCTGGTACGGGTGGAGTGA